The following are from one region of the Anaeropeptidivorans aminofermentans genome:
- a CDS encoding ABC transporter ATP-binding protein, producing MSQNKQETKLVPIPSTNIIPERDIDKFPVLDVRNLGIDFGGLTAVDSFNMGIGKTEIAGLIGPNGAGKTTVFNLLTKVYQPTRGTILLNGRDTHNMNTVQINKAGIARTFQNIRLFTNLSVEDNVKLGLHNSIGYNMWTGIFRMPKYWKEEKRAREKARELLSIFDMADMADHQAGSLPYGAQRRLEIVRALATEPSLLLLDEPAAGMNPSETAELMENIVKIRDTFNIAIMLIEHDMNLVMGICEGICVLNFGKVIAKGTPREIQNSPQVIEAYLGKKRGA from the coding sequence GATATTGATAAATTTCCCGTTTTAGACGTTCGTAATCTGGGCATCGATTTCGGAGGCCTTACGGCAGTAGACAGCTTCAATATGGGCATAGGAAAAACCGAAATCGCAGGCCTTATCGGTCCTAACGGAGCCGGAAAGACAACGGTTTTTAACCTCCTCACAAAGGTTTACCAGCCCACAAGGGGAACAATCCTCTTAAACGGAAGGGATACCCACAATATGAATACTGTTCAGATTAATAAGGCCGGGATTGCCCGTACGTTTCAGAATATCAGGCTTTTTACCAATTTATCCGTAGAGGATAATGTAAAGCTTGGCCTTCATAACAGCATTGGCTACAATATGTGGACGGGGATATTCAGAATGCCTAAGTATTGGAAGGAAGAAAAGCGTGCCCGTGAAAAGGCAAGAGAGCTTCTTTCCATATTTGATATGGCGGATATGGCAGACCATCAGGCAGGTTCTTTGCCTTACGGCGCCCAAAGAAGGCTTGAAATCGTAAGAGCCTTAGCGACGGAACCTTCCCTTCTTCTTTTAGATGAGCCGGCGGCGGGTATGAACCCTTCGGAAACGGCAGAGCTTATGGAAAATATCGTTAAAATAAGAGATACCTTTAACATTGCAATTATGCTCATTGAACACGATATGAACCTGGTTATGGGTATCTGTGAAGGCATCTGTGTTCTTAATTTCGGCAAGGTCATTGCAAAGGGCACGCCGAGAGAGATACAGAACAGCCCTCAGGTTATCGAAGCCTATTTGGGAAAGAAAAGGGGTGCTTAA
- a CDS encoding DUF2500 domain-containing protein, protein MFYSPFDTLGNIMFSVVPIIVILGFIFVFGMILVGAVRGAREWKRNNDSPVLSVKAKVISKRSDVRIHRNHAGTDHHMHSTSSSTSYFITFEVESGDRMEFLVPDKEYGMLIENDMGTLTFQGTRYLGFERQRA, encoded by the coding sequence ATGTTTTATTCTCCTTTTGATACTCTTGGAAATATTATGTTCTCTGTTGTACCTATCATCGTCATACTGGGATTTATTTTTGTATTCGGAATGATCCTTGTCGGTGCTGTCCGAGGGGCCAGAGAATGGAAGAGAAATAACGACTCCCCTGTTCTTTCCGTTAAGGCAAAGGTTATATCAAAGCGTTCAGACGTACGTATTCATCGGAACCATGCCGGAACGGATCATCATATGCACTCTACATCCTCCTCTACTTCTTATTTTATTACTTTTGAAGTTGAAAGCGGAGACCGAATGGAATTTTTAGTCCCTGATAAGGAATACGGTATGCTTATTGAAAACGACATGGGCACGCTTACATTTCAGGGGACCAGATATTTGGGATTTGAAAGGCAGAGGGCTTAG
- a CDS encoding TfoX/Sxy family protein codes for MGDLLKLPNIGKDTERQLIEVGINNFEALKASGSEKAWLKIQAIDSSACIQRLLGLEGAILGIKKTLIPEERKLELKEFYNKHKKL; via the coding sequence ATGGGAGATTTATTAAAGCTTCCCAACATAGGAAAAGACACTGAAAGACAGTTAATAGAAGTTGGCATAAATAATTTTGAAGCGCTTAAGGCATCCGGTTCAGAAAAGGCATGGCTTAAAATACAGGCCATTGACTCTTCTGCCTGTATTCAAAGGCTTTTGGGATTAGAAGGGGCTATTCTTGGTATAAAGAAGACTTTAATCCCAGAAGAACGAAAATTAGAGCTTAAGGAATTTTATAATAAACATAAAAAGCTATGA
- a CDS encoding ABC transporter ATP-binding protein: MLKVNDINVYYGAIHAVKNVSLEVNEGEIVTLIGANGAGKSTILNTISGLLRTRTGDINFLNGNITAMAPHRIVEHGLAHVPEGRRIFLQMTVEENLEMGAFTRTSKEAEKDLESVYNLFPRLLERKDQTAGTLSGGEQQMLAMGRAFMSRPKLLMLDEPSMGLAPILVEQIFTIIQELNKAGTTILLVEQNAQMALSIADRGYVLETGKIAISGTGKELSESDEIRRAYLGG; the protein is encoded by the coding sequence ATGCTTAAGGTGAATGACATCAATGTATATTACGGTGCAATCCATGCCGTGAAAAATGTATCCCTTGAAGTAAACGAAGGTGAAATCGTCACCTTGATCGGGGCCAACGGAGCGGGGAAAAGTACGATTCTAAACACAATTTCCGGCCTTCTTCGCACAAGGACGGGAGATATTAACTTCTTAAACGGCAATATAACCGCAATGGCTCCCCATCGGATTGTTGAACACGGCCTTGCCCATGTTCCCGAAGGAAGGCGCATATTTCTCCAAATGACCGTTGAGGAGAACCTTGAAATGGGTGCCTTTACCCGTACTTCAAAGGAAGCGGAAAAAGACCTTGAATCCGTATATAATTTATTTCCAAGGCTTCTTGAAAGAAAAGACCAAACCGCAGGGACCCTTTCAGGAGGCGAACAGCAGATGCTTGCCATGGGAAGGGCATTTATGAGCCGCCCCAAGCTTCTGATGCTCGATGAGCCTTCCATGGGGCTTGCGCCTATTCTTGTAGAGCAGATATTTACAATCATTCAAGAGCTTAATAAAGCTGGAACCACCATACTCCTTGTTGAGCAGAACGCTCAAATGGCTTTATCCATTGCCGACAGGGGATACGTTCTCGAAACAGGGAAAATAGCAATTTCCGGCACGGGAAAAGAGCTTTCTGAAAGCGATGAAATCAGAAGGGCCTATTTAGGGGGCTAG